One segment of Thermodesulfobacteriota bacterium DNA contains the following:
- a CDS encoding AmpG family muropeptide MFS transporter, with translation MLVALLMGFSCGLPLLLTLSLLQAWMKEEGVDLTVIGLMTLVGLPYTLKFLWSPVVDRFTLPFLGRRRGWLLVAQLSLMLSIVGLGLTDPGDHPWVVAFVAFLVTFFSASQDIVVDAYRREDLPDEELGLGSSLYVNGYRVGMLLASGGGLIMADHMSFSTVYVIMAACMLPGVVTTVFAPEPDAPAGSPKNLKEAVIGPLVEYFARRGAIWMLAFILLYKIGDQMASAMTMPFYLDMGFSKSEIGTVVKLFGFWATIAGSLTGGILMLRMGINRSLWLFGILQALSTAGFAILAKIGYNIGLLSGVIAFENLSSGMGTAAYVAFMASITNKKFTATQYALLTSLMGIPRVMASAPTGLLAKNLGWEGFFIVCTLIAIPGMLLLFKFAPWNSKGSQKNNFAF, from the coding sequence ATGCTGGTTGCACTTCTTATGGGTTTTTCCTGCGGCCTTCCCCTGTTGCTTACCCTCAGTCTCCTGCAGGCATGGATGAAAGAAGAAGGGGTGGACCTCACCGTGATTGGATTGATGACCCTGGTGGGTCTTCCCTATACCTTAAAATTTCTATGGTCTCCTGTTGTGGATCGTTTTACGCTCCCCTTTTTGGGACGCAGAAGAGGATGGCTTCTGGTCGCACAGTTGTCATTGATGCTGTCCATTGTGGGCCTGGGCTTAACTGATCCCGGGGACCATCCCTGGGTGGTGGCTTTTGTTGCATTCTTAGTCACATTTTTCAGTGCCTCTCAGGACATCGTTGTCGATGCCTATCGAAGAGAAGATCTTCCTGATGAAGAACTCGGTCTGGGGTCTTCTCTGTATGTGAACGGATACAGGGTGGGCATGCTTCTGGCTTCGGGAGGCGGGCTGATCATGGCGGACCACATGTCGTTTTCCACGGTGTATGTGATTATGGCGGCATGCATGCTGCCGGGGGTTGTGACCACTGTGTTTGCTCCTGAACCCGATGCTCCTGCCGGCTCGCCAAAAAATTTAAAAGAGGCGGTTATCGGCCCTCTGGTGGAATATTTTGCCAGGAGGGGTGCGATATGGATGCTCGCCTTCATCCTGTTGTATAAAATCGGTGATCAAATGGCCAGCGCCATGACCATGCCTTTTTATCTGGATATGGGTTTTTCCAAAAGCGAAATCGGCACTGTGGTGAAGCTGTTCGGGTTCTGGGCCACCATCGCAGGCAGTTTAACTGGCGGAATACTCATGCTTCGCATGGGAATAAACCGGAGTTTGTGGCTTTTCGGGATTCTTCAGGCATTATCTACCGCGGGTTTTGCAATTTTGGCTAAAATCGGTTATAATATTGGCCTGTTGTCAGGGGTCATCGCTTTTGAAAATTTAAGTAGCGGTATGGGAACGGCTGCGTATGTGGCATTCATGGCCAGTATTACCAATAAGAAATTTACCGCCACCCAATATGCATTGCTAACCAGCCTGATGGGTATCCCCAGGGTAATGGCTTCTGCTCCGACCGGTTTGCTGGCAAAAAATTTAGGCTGGGAGGGATTTTTTATTGTTTGCACTTTGATTGCCATTCCGGGAATGCTGCTTTTATTTAAGTTCGCACCGTGGAATTCTAAGGGCTCACAGAAAAATAACTTTGCATTTTAA